From a region of the Tursiops truncatus isolate mTurTru1 chromosome 2, mTurTru1.mat.Y, whole genome shotgun sequence genome:
- the LOC117311090 gene encoding beta-2-microglobulin-like isoform X2 yields MAAFVTLVLLGLLSLSGLDAVQRPPKVQVYSRHPAENGKPNYLNCYVSGFHPPQIEIDLLKNGEKMEVEQSDLSFSKDWSFYLLVHAEFTPNAVDKYICRVKHVTLREPKEVKWDRDQ; encoded by the exons ATGGCTGCTTTCGTGACCTTGGTCCTGCTCGGGCTTCTCTCGCTGTCTGGCCTGGACGCCGTCCAGC GTCCTCCGAAGGTTCAGGTTTACTCACGACACCCCGCAGAGAATGGAAAACCAAATTACCTGAACTGCTATGTGTCTGGGTTCCATCCACCCCAGATTGAGATTGATTTGCTGAAGAATGGGGAGAAGATGGAGGTGGAGCAATCAGACCTGTCTTTCAGCAAGGACTGGTCTTTCTACCTTCTGGTCCACGCTGAGTTCACTCCCAACGCAGTGGATAAGTACATCTGCCGCGTGAAACACGTTACTCTCAGAGAGCCCAAGGAAGTTAAGTGGG atcGAGACCAGTAA
- the LOC117311091 gene encoding beta-2-microglobulin encodes MAPFVTLVLLGLLSLSGLDAVQRPPKVQVYSRHPAENGKPNYLNCYVSGFHPPQIEIDLLKNGEKMEVEQSDLSFSKDWSFYLLVHAEFTPNAVDEYSCRVKHVTLRETQIVKWDRDQ; translated from the exons ATGGCTCCTTTCGTGACCTTGGTCCTGTTGGGGCTTCTCTCGCTGTCTGGCCTGGACGCCGTCCAGC GTCCTCCGAAGGTTCAGGTTTACTCACGACACCCCGCAGAGAATGGAAAACCAAATTACCTGAACTGCTATGTGTCTGGGTTCCATCCACCCCAGATTGAGATTGATTTGCTGAAGAATGGGGAGAAGATGGAGGTGGAGCAATCAGACCTGTCTTTCAGCAAGGACTGGTCTTTCTACCTTCTGGTCCACGCTGAGTTCACTCCCAACGCAGTGGATGAGTACAGCTGCCGCGTGAAACACGTTACTCTCAGAGAGACCCAGATAGTTAAGTGGG atcGAGACCAGTAA